In Pocillopora verrucosa isolate sample1 chromosome 13, ASM3666991v2, whole genome shotgun sequence, one genomic interval encodes:
- the LOC136277623 gene encoding uncharacterized protein, with translation MCSGLSDDLQQIHDARKTAIIDRELSKLKVDITTLQETRLPASGSLKEKDYTFFWQGLEPEERRLYGVGFAVYNTLLSSMEPPSQGTASILSLRLSTPSGPANIFSIYAPTLCATAEAKDAFYEELEAKIREIPQKEDLFLLGDFNARVGSDHNSWPRCIGHFGVGKLNENGQRLLELCTFHGLCITNTFFSTKPQHRVSWRHPRSKHWHQLDFVITRRSLLNHVLITRTYHSADCDTDHSLVCSKVRLQPKRIHRSKQQGRPRIGTARVSLPGPRERFAETMEKALEDCPTDSATARWNYIRDTMYEAASDAFGMRERKSDDWFEAGIKEMEPAITAKSTALLEHKKQPSKETLAAYRAARNNVKRIARKCANDYWLDLCHSIQIASDCGNIRVMYECMKKAFGTSAIKIAPLKSTTGEIITDRGKQMERWAEHYQELYSRETTVTNTAIENTTLPTMEELDTPPTVDELRKAIKSLAPAAKHQAVTAFPPRLSS, from the coding sequence ATGTGTTCTGGCCTCTCTGATGACCTCCAGCAAATCCATGATGCCAGGAAAACCGCCATCATTGACCGCGAGCTGTCCAAACTCAAGGTCGACATCACCACCCTTCAGGAGACACGCCTCCCCGCAAGTGGCAGTCTCAAGGAGAAGGACTACACCTTCTTCTGGCAGGGACTCGAGCCAGAAGAGCGCCGCCTCTACGGGGTCGGATTCGCAGTGTACAACACCCTCCTGTCTTCAATGGAGCCTCCCTCTCAGGGGACCGCAAGTATCCTCTCTCTCCGCCTCTCGACCCCCTCTGGACCAGCAAACATCTTCAGCATCTACGCCCCCACACTCTGCGCTACAGCCGAGGCTAAGGATGCATTCTACGAGGAGCTTGAAGCCAAGATCAGAGAGATCCCACAGAAAGAAGACCTGTTCCTACTTGGAGACTTCAACGCCCGGGTAGGCTCAGACCACAACTCATGGCCGCGATGCATAGGACACTTCGGAGTGGGCAAGCTTAACGAGAACGGACAGCGGCTACTTGAACTCTGCACTTTCCATGGTCTGTGCATCACCAACACCTTCTTCTCCACTAAACCGCAGCACAGAGTGTCCTGGAGACACCCCAGATCCAAGCACTGGCACCAGTTGGACTTCGTTATCACCAGGAGGTCCCTGCTCAACCACGTGCTCATCACTCGCACTTACCACAGTGCCGACTGCGACACGGACCACTCCCTGGTCTGCAGCAAAGTGCGTCTCCAGCCCAAGCGCATTCATCGCTCCAAACAGCAAGGACGCCCCCGTATTGGCACAGCCAGAGTTTCACTCCCAGGACCGCGTGAGCGCTTTGCCGAGACCATGGAGAAAGCCTTAGAGGACTGCCCAACTGACAGTGCCACAGCGCGATGGAACTACATCCGAGACACCATGTATGAGGCGGCCTCAGACGCCTTCGGAATGCGGGAGAGAAAAAGTGATGACTGGTTTGAGGCGGGGATCAAGGAGATGGAGCCCGCCATCACTGCCAAGAGCACCGCACTCCTCGAGCACAAGAAACAGCCCTCCAAGGAAACACTGGCTGCCTACAGAGCTGCTCGCAACAACGTCAAGAGGATTGCTCGCAAGTGTGCAAATGACTACTGGCTCGACCTGTGTCACAGCATCCAAATCGCCTCGGACTGTGGCAACATCCGCGTCATGTATGAGTGCATGAAGAAAGCCTTTGGCACTAGCGCCATCAAGATTGCTCCCCTCAAGTCCACCACAGGCGAGATCATCACAGACCGCGGTAAACAGATGGAGAGATGGGCGGAGCATTACCAGGAGCTGTACTCTAGGGAGACCACTGTCACCAACACCGCCATCGAGAACACCACCCTACCCACCATGGAAGAGCTTGACACACCACCCACAGTCGACGAGCTGAGGAAAGCCATCAAGTCCCTTGCCCCAGCGGCAAAGCACCAGGCAGTGACGGCCTTCCCCCCGAGATTGTCAAGCTAG